In one Candidatus Hepatincola sp. Av genomic region, the following are encoded:
- a CDS encoding Glutamine transport ATP-binding protein GlnQ has protein sequence MKDIAIKLKNVSKRFIDREVLKNISLEIPKGDSFVLIGKSGNGKSVLLKSIIGVLQPEAGEIFLNGVNVSKLSQAKRINFNREIGVLFQGSALFDSLNILQNVVFGVSVHRQLTLAEAKKLAIENLELVGLNESVLYLYPAELSGGMQKRVAIARQIAPDPKILFFDEPTSGLDPEMSDTINNLIVNTAKHLEATSFIITHDMVSAKRIANHIALIESGEIVWQGMPEELKKSNHTTIINFNKYHN, from the coding sequence ATGAAAGATATTGCAATTAAATTAAAAAATGTAAGCAAACGTTTTATAGATAGAGAAGTTTTAAAAAATATTTCTTTAGAAATTCCAAAAGGTGATTCCTTTGTTTTAATTGGTAAATCTGGTAATGGTAAATCAGTTTTGTTAAAGAGTATTATTGGAGTTTTACAACCTGAGGCTGGAGAAATCTTTTTAAATGGAGTTAATGTATCTAAATTAAGCCAAGCTAAACGTATAAATTTCAATAGAGAAATTGGGGTTTTGTTTCAAGGTTCAGCCTTGTTTGATAGTTTAAATATTTTGCAAAATGTGGTTTTTGGCGTTAGCGTGCATCGGCAATTAACTTTGGCTGAGGCTAAAAAATTAGCTATAGAAAATTTAGAGCTTGTAGGTTTAAATGAAAGTGTTTTATATTTATATCCTGCTGAACTATCTGGCGGCATGCAAAAAAGGGTAGCTATAGCTAGGCAAATAGCCCCCGATCCAAAAATTTTATTTTTTGATGAACCAACCTCAGGTTTAGATCCTGAAATGTCCGATACTATTAATAATTTAATAGTTAATACTGCAAAACACTTAGAAGCTACCTCGTTTATTATTACTCATGATATGGTAAGTGCTAAAAGAATTGCTAACCATATTGCTTTAATTGAATCTGGAGAAATAGTATGGCAGGGTATGCCTGAAGAATTAAAAAAATCTAATCATACTACTATTATAAATTTCAATAAGTATCATAATTAA
- the mlaE gene encoding putative phospholipid ABC transporter permease protein MlaE, whose amino-acid sequence MALLLNFLAQVGKLVLSFIEYIGLKTVFIVVAIISFFRPPIYYKNMLRQFVEIAFFSLPVVVCTGFFTGMVLALQSYVGFARFSAEGAIANVVVVSITRELGPVLTALMVAGRISGAIAAEIGTMRVSEQIDALYTLAVNPIKYLVSPKIIAGILALPILVLIADITGVMGGFLTSVFQLDFSAFTYLNNSWNFVTFWDIFSGLIKGAVFGLIITSMGSFSGYFTSNGAIGVGKATTNAVVIASIFIFVADYILTVLFFKI is encoded by the coding sequence ATGGCATTATTACTAAATTTTTTAGCACAAGTAGGTAAGCTAGTTTTAAGTTTTATAGAATATATTGGTCTTAAAACAGTTTTTATTGTAGTAGCTATTATTAGCTTTTTCCGTCCACCTATTTATTATAAAAATATGTTAAGGCAATTTGTAGAAATTGCCTTTTTTTCTTTACCAGTAGTAGTTTGTACAGGTTTCTTTACAGGTATGGTATTAGCTTTGCAAAGTTACGTTGGCTTTGCTAGGTTTTCAGCAGAAGGAGCTATTGCTAATGTGGTAGTTGTTTCTATTACCAGAGAGTTAGGGCCTGTGCTTACAGCTTTAATGGTAGCAGGTAGAATATCTGGGGCTATAGCTGCCGAGATTGGTACTATGAGGGTATCGGAACAAATTGATGCACTATATACCTTAGCTGTGAATCCTATTAAATACTTAGTGTCTCCAAAAATTATTGCTGGTATTTTAGCTTTACCTATTCTAGTTTTAATTGCCGACATCACAGGAGTTATGGGTGGTTTTTTAACATCTGTTTTCCAATTAGATTTTTCAGCTTTTACCTACTTAAATAATAGTTGGAATTTTGTAACATTTTGGGATATTTTTTCTGGATTAATTAAGGGAGCTGTATTTGGTTTAATTATTACATCTATGGGTTCATTTTCAGGATATTTTACTTCAAATGGAGCAATAGGAGTAGGGAAAGCTACTACTAATGCTGTAGTTATAGCTTCTATTTTTATCTTTGTAGCTGACTATATCTTAACTGTTCTGTTTTTTAAAATATAA
- the iscX gene encoding Protein IscX produces MKFSWQDIYEIAINLEDTYPDVDILSLSFPKLKSLVESLPNFTGEGNANEGVLEAIQMAWLEDRE; encoded by the coding sequence ATGAAATTTAGTTGGCAAGATATTTATGAAATAGCTATTAATTTAGAAGATACCTACCCTGATGTAGATATTCTATCTTTATCTTTTCCAAAATTAAAAAGTTTAGTAGAATCTTTACCTAACTTTACTGGCGAGGGCAATGCTAATGAGGGGGTATTAGAAGCAATACAGATGGCATGGTTAGAAGATAGAGAGTAA
- a CDS encoding 2Fe-2S ferredoxin-type iron-sulfur encodes MPKIFFIVENEKIPVEVAEGTTVLEAAHSNGIPLEGACEGSLACSTCHVILEKADYDKLTAPKEEEEDMLDMAFGLTPTSRLGCQIVITKELDGFVFKVPSKNRNN; translated from the coding sequence ATGCCCAAAATATTTTTTATAGTTGAGAATGAAAAAATTCCCGTAGAAGTTGCTGAAGGAACTACAGTATTAGAAGCAGCTCACAGTAATGGTATCCCTTTAGAAGGTGCTTGTGAAGGTTCATTAGCGTGCTCAACTTGCCATGTGATTTTAGAAAAAGCAGATTACGATAAGTTAACTGCACCAAAGGAAGAAGAGGAAGATATGTTAGATATGGCATTTGGTTTAACTCCAACCTCTCGTTTAGGTTGCCAAATTGTTATTACTAAAGAATTAGATGGTTTTGTATTTAAAGTACCATCAAAAAACCGTAATAATTAG